The Henckelia pumila isolate YLH828 unplaced genomic scaffold, ASM3356847v2 CTG_461:::fragment_3, whole genome shotgun sequence genome window below encodes:
- the LOC140871929 gene encoding uncharacterized protein: MDRGNHNSQGIPRRRNSPGPSDRVNCSGPPSKNTDTRDRRNGGRRNDADRDTRTRENANGRINPKRRREDERTVPPDTHEGRHLFLEGVNHKNNAGSFWDLKDPEIGWRTGANLIGDHDRLHLLPQPTEVLTRSLASSAFQILSLAQTFQFREERSRNSGRKFDDELASLRGECKRLGEEGAKARDDFLKSQKELEEKSKKYDAMCKDMELLRGKYSHESETGETFLNSSIGKNLLRSTGEKAIECYRESTDFRDEVIQRAIVIHDEVVVDCRKELRKTQLVPEEIIMMIHPQIPEPSIARVDDDSDPPLGDLLGGLGDEEMIEALRSNF; the protein is encoded by the exons ATGGATCGAGGTAATCACAATTCCCAAGGGATTCCAAGGAGGAGGAATTCTCCCGGGCCATCCGACCGTGTCAATTGTTCTGGTCCTCCATCTAAAAATACTGACACTCGTGACCGAAGGAATGGTGGTAGAAGAAATGATGCTGATCGTGATACCCGTACTAGGGAGAATGCTAATGgtagaataaatccaaaaagaAGACGTGAGGATGAACGAACAGTTCCTCCCGATACTCATGAGGGTCGTCACTTGTTCTTGGAGGGTGTGAATCACAAGAATAATGCTGGttctttttgggatttgaaGGATCCAGAGATTGGTTGGAGAACCGGAGCTAATCTCATTGGAGATCATGACAGGTTGCATCTACTGCCTCAGCCTACCGAAGTATTAACTCGGTCTCTTGCCTCGTCTGCCTTCCAG ATTTTATCGCTTGCCCAAACTTTTCAATTTCGAGAAGAGAGGTCTCGAAATTCCGGGAGAAAATTTGATGACGAGCTGGCGTCATTAAGGGGAGAGTGCAAAAGACTCGGCGAGGAAGGTGCTAAGGCCCGAGATGATTTTCTCAAATCGCAAAAGGAGCTTGAAGAGAAATCCAAAAAGTATGATGCAATGTGCAAGGATATGGAGCTACTTAGGGGAAAATATTCCCATGAATCGGAGACCGGTGAAACTTTTCTCAATTCGTCAATAGGCAAGAATCTCTTGCGAAGTACCGGAGAAAAAGCAATTGAATGCTATCGAGAGTCCACAGATTTTAGAGATGAAGTGATTCAGCGGGCGATCGTTATTCATGATGAAGTTGTAGTGGATTGCCGCAAAGAACTACGGAAAACTCAACTAGTTCCAGAGGAAATTATTATGATGATTCACCCCCAAATTCCGGAGCCTAGTATTGCCCGAGTTGACGATGACTCGGATCCTCCCTTAGGAGATTTACTGGGAGGTCTAGGTGATGAGGAGATGATCGAAGCTTTGCGTTCGAATTTTTAG
- the LOC140871511 gene encoding uncharacterized protein codes for MGDGPRGIHIFPDHFAESTSGADSPRSETSSATDLTSSSVLRSHSRTWARRKFKNAASMLNLFSLKGLSWGLGANGQEKVVLSAVEVASLRSEIGSLEERESHFKARLEHVDEILRSARLSGYLFVRTRWAALPGEPLPIDDAEVDDWLPRFLVLHGSCIYLYMAATDLSPQDSTLLSDIVEVGPLPCLTREDEEIRHCFYILTRHGMRYECASISKIQVDSWLATLQIDCKLMSNSDDSSDSRKA; via the exons ATGGGTGATGGTCCTCGTGGAATACACATATTTCCGGATCATTTCGCTGAGTCAACTTCTGGTGCGGATTCACCTCGAAGTGAAACATCTTCGGCCACAGATTTAACTTCCTCTAGCGTTTTGAG GTCTCACAGCCGTACGTGGGCTCGCCGGAAATTCAAAAACGCTGCATCCATGTTGAACTTGTTTAGTCTAAAGGGTCTTTCATGGGGTTTAGGTGCAAATGGTCAGGAAAAG GTTGTATTAAGTGCTGTTGAGGTAGCATCACTACGTTCAGAAATAGGGTCTTTAGAAGAAAGAGAATCTCACTTTAAAGCCCG GTTAGAGCACGTTGATGAAATTCTGCGATCAGCTCGTCTCTCAGGCTATTTGTTCGTACGCACG AGATGGGCAGCATTACCTGGAGAGCCTCTTCCAATTGATGATGCTGAAGTTGATGACTGGCTACCTCGCTTTCTAGTCCTTCATGGCTCATGCATCTATTTGTATATGGCAGCGACCG ATTTGAGTCCTCAAGACTCAACTCTCCTATCTGACATTGTCGAAGTTGGTCCTCTCCCTTGCCTAACACGAGAAGATGAGGAAATTCGGCATTGCTTCTACATCTTAACACGTCATGGAATGCGATATGAATGCGCAAGCATCTCGAAGATACAg GTGGATTCTTGGTTGGCAACATTGCAGATCGATTGCAAGTTGATGTCGAATTCGGATGATTCAAGTGATTCAAGAAAAGCTTGA
- the LOC140871512 gene encoding nucleoside diphosphate kinase 3-like has product MRSQICRSAKSFLSAASKRTSRSFSGGHAAAAAVSCRGRVSSLASYGATESGKAYKIWLSGVLSLPAAAFMLQEQEAYAAEMERTFIAIKPDGVQRGLISEIISRFERKGFKLVGIKVIIPSKDFAKKHYHDLKERPFFNGLCDFLSSGPVIAMVWEGEGVIKYGRKLIGATDPQKSEPGTIRGDLAVVVGRNIIHGSDGPETAKDEINLWFKPEELVSYTNNAEKWIYGEN; this is encoded by the exons ATGAGGTCTCAAATCTGCAGATCCGCGAAATCTTTCCTCTCTGCTGCGTCCAAGCGGACCTCTCGTTCGTTTTCCG GAGGTCATGCTGCTGCAGCTGCAGTTTCATGCCGAGGAAGAGTTTCATCTTTAGCTTCATATGGTGCAACTGAGTCAGGAAAGGCATATAAGATTTGGCTTTCTGGGGTCTTATCGCTTCCTGCTGCAG CTTTTATGCTTCAGGAACAGGAGGCATACGCGGCAGAG ATGGAGCGAACTTTTATTGCTATCAAACCGGATGGAGTGCAAAGGGGCTTG ATTTCGGAAATCATATCCAGGTTTGAACGAAAAGGCTTCAAGCTTGTGGGAATCAAGGTCATCATTCCCTCAAAGGATTTTGCGAAGAAACATTATCATGACCTCAAGGAAAGGCCTTTCTTTAATGGATTGTGCGATTTCCTAAGCTCTGGACCAGTTATTGCCATG GTTTGGGAAGGTGAAGGAGTGATCAAATACGGCCGCAAGCTCATCGGAGCTACAGATCCACAGAAATCAGAACCTGGAACGATCAGAGGGGATCTAGCGGTCGTGGTTGGAAG AAATATAATTCACGGCAGCGACGGCCCGGAGACCGCGAAGGATGAAATCAACTTATGGTTTAAACCAGAGGAGTTGGTTAGTTACACAAACAATGCCGAGAAGTGGATTTATGGGGAAAATTGA
- the LOC140871563 gene encoding uncharacterized protein, with protein sequence MAAKPVITEAIALTEKKMDMTLDDIIKMSKTNDAKPKKQRVSNRNQKFVNNATQDKSARLKKFMDTRSSIRQGVLARRRSNFQGNQFPLATEAARKAAAVPVRNRGFNRNRTFNVKKPRVGVPPVQNASNGGGFTVNKPAHQANVVSKQRTQTLDSLFANMKEQRMKVLSKPNNGQRRNGGGRNTAPWVRGRLHY encoded by the exons ATGGCTGCTAAGCCCGTCATTACTGAAGCTATTGCACTTACAGAGAAGAAAATGGATATGACCTTGG ATGATATTATTAAAATGTCAAAGACTAATGATGCTAAGCCTAAGAAGCAAAGAGTTTCA AATCGGAATCAAAAGTTTGTTAACAATGCTACCCAAGATAAATCAGCAAGACTGAAAAAATTTATGGATACCAGATCCTCCATTAGACAG GGAGTTCTTGCTCGGAGGAGGTCAAACTTTCAGGGAAACCAGTTTCCTTTGGCAACTGAGGCTGCTAGAAAGGCTGCTGCTGTGCCTGTTCGCAACAGAGGTTTTAACAGAAATAGGACTTTCAATGTTAAAAAACCAAG GGTTGGTGTCCCACCAGTTCAGAATGCTTCCAATGGAGGTGGCTTCACTGTGAAT AAACCTGCACATCAAGCAAATGTTGTGTCCAAGCAGAGGACTCAAACGTTAGACTCGCTATTTGCTAACATGAAGGAGCAGAGGATGAAGGTGTTGTCCAAACCGAATAATGGACAAAGGAGAAATGGAGGTGGTCGCAATACTGCACCATGGGTGAGGGGTCGTCTCCACTATTAA
- the LOC140872344 gene encoding GDSL esterase/lipase 7: MDSSTIRAISILIPILLLRPITSLNYPQQLIDEFYPELESNGSESQSIPAPNPNPLAPALFVIGDSSVDCGTNNFLGTFARADRLPYGRDFDTHRPTGRFCNGRIPVDYLALHLGLPFVPSYLGETGSVEDMIRGVNYASAGAGIIFSSGSELGQHISLTQQIQQVMDTSQQFILSMGEDAAYDLISNSIFYISIGSNDYIHYYLRNVSSVQSLYLPWSFNRFLAQTMKQEIKNLYNTNVRNVVVMGLAPIGCAPYYLWVYQSKNGECIEMINDMILEFNFAMRFIVEELNHELPQANVIFCDAFEGSMDIIKNHNRYGFNVTTDACCGFGKYKGWIMCISPDMACSNASSHIWWDQFHPTDTVNEILADNVWSGLHTSMCYPTNLQDLLAKKAKR, translated from the exons ATGGATTCTTCCACAATCCGAGCCATCTCGATCCTCATTCCGATCCTACTTCTCCGCCCGATTACTTCGTTGAATTACCCACAACAACTCATCGACGAATTCTATCCAGAACTCGAGAGTAACGGGAGCGAATCCCAATCGATCCCGGCACCGAATCCGAATCCCCTGGCCCCGGCATTGTTTGTTATAGGAGACTCTTCTGTGGACTGCGGGACGAATAATTTTCTGGGGACTTTTGCTCGTGCCGATAGGCTTCCTTACGGAAGAGATTTCGATACTCATCGGCCCACTGGAAGGTTCTGCAATGGAAGGATTCCTGTTGATTATCTGG CATTGCATCTAGGACTGCCATTTGTGCCCAGTTATCTAGGCGAGACGGGCTCCGTCGAGGATATGATCCGAGGAGTCAACTACGCCTCTGCTGGTGCCGGGATCATCTTCTCCAGTGGCTCTGAATTG GGGCAGCATATATCCCTTACTCAGCAAATTCAGCAGGTTATGGATACATCTCAGCAGTTCATTCTTAGTATGGGTGAGGATGCAGCATATGATCTTATATCAAACTCCATATTCTACATTTCAATCGGAAGCAACGACTATATACACTACTATCTCCGAAATGTATCCAGCGTACAATCTCTATATCTGCCTTGGAGCTTCAACCGATTCCTAGCGCAAACAATGAAGCAGGAGATTAAG AATCTGTATAATACAAATGTCAGAAATGTGGTTGTGATGGGCCTAGCCCCAATAGGATGTGCTCCGTATTACTTGTGGGTGTATCAAAGCAAGAACGGGGAGTGCATCGAGATGATAAACGACATGATACTGGAGTTCAACTTTGCTATGAGATTCATAGTTGAGGAACTCAACCACGAACTTCCCCAAGCCAACGTGATCTTTTGTGATGCATTCGAAGGCTCTATGGACATTATTAAGAATCACAACCGTTATG GATTTAATGTCACGACTGATGCATGCTGTGGCTTTGGAAAATACAAAGGGTGGATAATGTGCATTTCCCCTGATATGGCTTGCAGCAATGCCTCTAGTCAtatttggtgggatcaatttCATCCAACGGATACTGTCAATGAGATCCTAGCGGACAACGTTTGGTCCGGGCTGCACACGAGCATGTGCTACCCCACGAATTTGCAGGACTTGTTAGCCAAGAAAGCTAAAAGATGA
- the LOC140872288 gene encoding calcineurin B-like protein 4, with amino-acid sequence MGCVCMKQMRVFKDPSDVLASQTRFTVKEVKSLNELFKKLSSSIVDDDFINREEFQLGLFRNNDQWSFLAERMFDLFDSKHDGLIDFGEFVRSLSIFHPNTPQEEKVIFAFKIHDIGDTGFIQKEGVKKMMAELLAESNLILSDDIIEAIIDKTFEEADSERDGKIDIEEWKDFVARKPSLLKNMTVPYLKDLTSAFPSFVLKTEKEEEFVY; translated from the exons ATGGGGTGTGTTTGCATGAAGCAAATGCGTGTATTTAAAGATCCCTCCGACGTTCTGGCATCCCAAACAAGAT TTACTGTGAAAGAGGTGAAATCTTTGAATGAGTTGTTCAAGAAACTAAGCAGCTCCATAGTTGATGATGACTTCATTAATAGG GAGGAGTTTCAGCTTGGCTTGTTCAGGAACAATGACCAGTGGTCTTTTCTGGCAGAAAGG ATGTTCGACTTGTTCGACTCAAAACACGACGGCCTGATAGATTTCGGCGAGTTCGTCAGATCGTTGAGCATATTCCATCCCAATACACCTCAAGAAGAGAAAGTCATTT TCGCATTTAAGATACACGACATTGGGGACACTGGCTTCATACAAAAAGAAGGGGTAAAGAAGATGATGGCAGAATTGCTTGCTGAGTCGAATTTGATCCTATCTGATGATATTATTGAAGCCATAATAGATAAG ACATTTGAGGAAGCAGATTCAGAAAGAGATGGCAAGATAGACATAGAAGAGTGGAAAGACTTCGTTGCTAGGAAACCATCCTTGTTAAAGAACATGACAGTTCCTTACTTGAA GGACTTGACAAGTGCATTTCCTAGTTTTGTGCTGAAGACAGAAAAGGAAGAAGAATTTGTCTACTAG